From the Deltaproteobacteria bacterium genome, one window contains:
- a CDS encoding 50S ribosomal protein L19, whose translation MNIIQKIENEQLRADIPKFRAGDTVKVHTRIIEGEKERIQVFQGVVLRLKRGTTDSTFVVRKMSDGVGVERIFPLHAPCIDRIEVISEGVVRQSRIYYLRKLKGKAARIKTKKSW comes from the coding sequence ATGAACATCATTCAAAAGATTGAAAATGAGCAGCTGCGTGCCGACATTCCCAAATTTCGGGCTGGCGACACGGTCAAGGTGCATACCCGGATCATCGAGGGCGAAAAGGAGCGTATCCAGGTTTTTCAGGGCGTGGTGTTGCGCCTCAAGCGTGGAACCACGGACAGCACCTTTGTCGTGCGCAAGATGTCCGACGGTGTCGGCGTGGAACGTATTTTTCCCCTGCACGCGCCCTGTATCGATCGCATCGAAGTGATTTCCGAGGGCGTGGTCCGTCAGAGCCGCATCTACTACCTGCGCAAATTGAAAGGCAAGGCTG